A part of Onthophagus taurus isolate NC chromosome 7, IU_Otau_3.0, whole genome shotgun sequence genomic DNA contains:
- the LOC111420928 gene encoding beta-chimaerin isoform X1 yields the protein MVGVGVFNDLSIKQNYLSKRCNYLYPESFFYVPLYRMQLCAPVPIPIICEDVLQNTPNYLGRDYHGSISHTLANNLLKPHPDGAYLVRSSRCANGEFHTLSLKFNDKIHHYKLFYDPKYGLYVREKRYDCVRSLVADGLITMYLELKVPHMLERLPTANYLESPYMTLNKRKLRALSKNHLKNNNYKSSFLTTSGTDDIPLPQQILNPQPPKIEKSHIFKITTFKGLNWCELCGNFLWGFTAQGVKCDDCGMIAHTRCSEKFPNDCVPDLKYLRGVFGIELTTLLTAHGSELPFVLTKCVAEVEERGLQVEGIYRLSGFYEEIDAIKMALDKDGEKADLSLSKYPNINVITGALKLYLRLLPIPLITFQVHPRLIDAIQHKNVDLQISSIIFSLKGLPKAHYDTLMFMIKHLAKVASFSSVNKMTPHNLATVFAPTLIGPPESTDSCIPDITCDILMIETLIVNCNKIFNIDPK from the exons ATGGTTGGGGTTGGAGTATTTAACGATTTatctataaaacaaaattacctATCAAAACggtgtaattatttatatccagaatcttttttttatgttcCAT tgtATCGTATGCAACTATGTGCTCCAGTTCCAATTCCAATTATTTGCGAAGATGTTTTACAAAATACACCAAATTATCTTGGTCGAGATTATCATGGTTCCATCTCACACACATTagctaataatttattaaaaccccATCCTGATGGGGCTTATTTGGTAAGAAGTAGTAGATGTGCTAATGGAGAATTTCACACTTTAAGTTTAaa attcaatgataaaattcatcattataaacttttttatgaCCCAAAATATGGATTATATGTCCGAGAAAAACGCTATGACTGTGTTAGATCCTTAGTTGCTGATGGATTAATCACAATGTACTTGGAATTAAAAGTTCCTCATATGCTTGAAAGACTACCAACAGCTAATTATCTGGAAAGTCCTTATATGACCTTGAATAAAAGGAAATTGAGGgctttatcaaaaaatcatcttaA gaataataattataaatcatCGTTTTTAACAACGTCCGGTACAGATGACATCCCGCTTCCACAACAAATACTCAACCCACAACCaccaaaaatcgaaaaatctcatatttttaaaataactactTTCAAAGGATTAAATTGGTGTGAACTTTGCGGAAATTTCTTGTGGGGATTTACTGCTCAAGGTGTCAAATGTGATGATTGCGGAATGATTGCTCATA CTAGATGTTcagaaaaatttccaaatgaTTGTGTGCCCGATTTAAAATACTTAAGAGGTGTTTTTGGAATTGAACTAACAACGTTGCTCACAGCTCACGGTTCCGAATTACCTTTTGTTTTAACGAAATGTGTCGCAGAAGTTGAAGAAAGGGGTCTTCAAGTTGAAGGAATTTATCGTTTGAGTGGGTTTTATGAAGAAATTGATGCCATTAAAATGGCCCTTGATAAAG ATGGAGAAAAAGCTGATTTGAGTCTTTCAAAATATCCAAATATAAATGTGATAACAGGagctttaaaattatatttaagaCTGCTACCAATTCCTTTAATTACATTCCAAGTTCATCCACGACTTATTGATGCAATTC aGCACAAAAACGTAGATTTACAAATTTCGTCTATAATCTTCTCATTGAAAGGTCTTCCCAAAGCTCATTATGACACATTAATGTTTATGATAAAGCACTTGGCAAA AGTGGCATCATTTTCTTCTGTTAATAAAATGACGCCACACAATTTGGCCACTGTGTTCGCACCAACTTTAATTGGTCCACCAGAATCGACTGATTCTTGCATTCCAGACATCACCTGTGACATTCTCATGATTGAAACACTTATTGtcaattgtaataaaatttttaatatcgacCCAAagtaa
- the LOC139430888 gene encoding uncharacterized protein — translation MYLPNMMIVVGLLVLYGCLETRAYLGQDGMLNRPYTREDMIRGLQGITVVDVGDPSYRSPYRTFAPSVNPGNYRLGPNNDYYGPYAPGPLTRRCRYPGYFQCLLLSYQNNPYNRPIFDSPQNRMLDDEDANLRFGGFGVQQAASGTGNVQNQNINRGMAYDASNVGIMKAQADQDLSNMLQQSGFGSKNLASDTFQQAASGQGNVQSQNIKRRNDFAASSLSALPGQSSQALSDLLQQSVRGMGAANDISAQQGVGQGDVQSQLLKQSLADYIKQNAGVGGRGFQQAIIGNYNNQNQLAGRALSDNPNNHGLANDFFAQQAASGVGNVQNQIIRRLLADSLQQNANGFGMGNDAQQAIVGHKNNQNQLLRKTYDQVALQGALAQQDVASLMNAQADQPLLDLMQQSGRGFNLGHDAQQAIIGNRNNQNQQFRKTFDQIALQGALAQQDVASLMNAQADQPLLDLMQQSGRGFNLGHDAQQAIIGNKNNQNQQFRKAFDQVALQSALAQQDVANLMSAQADQPLLDLMQQSGQGFNLGSDAQQAIIGNANNQNQGFRKAFDQVALQSALAQQDVSNLMNAQADQPLLDLIQQSGQGFNLGSDAQQAIIGNKNNQNQAFRKSFDQVALQSALAQQDVSNLMNAQADQVLLDLIAQSGQGFGMGQDARQQAILGHGNNQNQVKRRPMDYAALQGAFAQQDMSSSMNAQADQPLSDLIQQNGLGSNMGNDAVQQAAIGNGNNQNQLFRKRNFAMDNLINSLNDDFPGGNDYSGYRVQQAASGVGNVQNQAIHDEDNLNALLQNQALNDEEMLFNLGFNGNIGATTNPPPQPIAYQPYQPYPTYKQVPIIVSKPVLADAPNARIQQAAQGVGNVQNQNLRLLSDEDAEARFAFNPYSPPPSEGIRAQQGIQGRGNTQNEIINKGIVFNDEDMGGNFYGLPSGVQQAARGLNNVQSQGVRGYTNGMKVQQGAQGVGNVQRQAINNDMPSNGFGYGYGYSPMGGPVRAQQAASGTGNVQSQSINDEDGLFNDEDVNNAVANLRIGPPQNTAKKALNAQQAAKGVGNVQNQVINKYETENAGFGGEGGFGGSGGFGGPGGFGGPGGFGRPSGPFAGPGARPPRFGGGPGFGGGPGGCSGCYGMGGGGGIVGGGGVPGPAFAGKGFGGGGYGGGGFGGGGFGGGAYGGGAYGGGGDSDEKYQQAANGVGNVQDQTVARRKVINDEDFQAGFLVK, via the exons GTTATAGGTCACCATACCGAACTTTTGCTCCATCAGTAAACCCTGGAAACTACCGATTAGGACCTAACAACGATTATTATGGACCATATGCACCAg GGCCTCTTACTCGAAGGTGTAGATATCCAGGTTACTTTCAATGCTTGCTCTTAAGTTATCAGAACAATCCTTACAATCGGCCAATATTCGATTCTCCCCAAAACAGGATGTTAGACGATGAAGATGCAAACCTGCGGTTTGGTGGATTTGGCGTTCAACAAGCTGCTTCGGGAACTGGCAATGTTCAAAACCAAAATATTAACCGCGGTATGGCTTATGATGCAAGTAATGTGGGCATCATGAAAGCACAAGCTGATCAAGATCTATCGAATATGCTACAACAAAGTGGTTTCGGAAGCAAAAACCTTGCATCAGATACATTCCAACAAGCTGCTAGTGGACAAGGAAATGTACAAAGCCAAAACATTAAACGCAGAAATGATTTTGCAGCAAGCAGTTTGTCTGCACTCCCTGGCCAATCGAGCCAAGCACTATCAGATTTACTACAACAAAGCGTTCGTGGTATGGGGGCCGCTAACGATATTTCTGCACAACAAGGAGTAGGGCAGGGTGATGTACAAAGTCAACTGCTTAAACAATCACTAGCAgattatataaaacaaaacgcTGGTGTTGGTGGAAGAGGTTTTCAACAAGCAATTATAggaaattataataatcaaaatcaaCTAGCTGGAAGAGCACTATCAGATAACCCAAATAATCATGGTTTAGCAAACGATTTCTTTGCACAACAAGCAGCTTCAGGAGTAGGAAATgtacaaaatcaaataattagGCGACTCCTAGCAGATTCCCTACAACAAAATGCTAATGGTTTCGGCATGGGAAATGATGCACAACAAGCAATTGTAGGACACAAGAACAATCAAAACCAATTGCTTCGAAAAACATATGATCAAGTAGCATTACAAGGTGCTTTAGCTCAACAGGATGTTGCCAGTTTAATGAACGCACAAGCTGACCAACCACTATTAGATTTAATGCAACAAAGCGGACGCGGTTTTAATTTGGGACACGATGCACAACAAGCAATTATAGGAAACAGGAACAATCAAAACCAACAATTTCGTAAAACATTTGATCAAATAGCATTACAAGGTGCTTTAGCTCAACAGGATGTTGCCAGTTTAATGAACGCACAAGCTGACCAACCGCTATTAGATTTAATGCAACAAAGCGGACGCGGTTTTAATTTGGGACACGATGCACAACAAGCAATTATAGGGAACAAGAATAATCAAAACCAACAATTTCGTAAAGCATTTGATCAAGTAGCATTACAAAGTGCTTTAGCTCAACAGGATGTTGCCAATTTAATGAGCGCACAAGCTGATCAACCGTTATTAGATTTAATGCAACAAAGCGGACAGGGTTTTAATTTAGGAAGCGATGCACAACAAGCAATTATAGGGAACGCGAATAATCAAAACCAAGGATTTCGTAAAGCATTTGATCAAGTAGCATTACAAAGTGCTTTAGCTCAGCAAGATGTTTCCAATTTAATGAACGCACAAGCTGATCAACCGTTATTAGATTTAATACAACAAAGCGGACAGGGTTTTAATTTAGGAAGCGATGCACAACAAGCAATTATAGGgaacaaaaataatcaaaaccaAGCATTTCGTAAATCATTTGATCAAGTAGCATTACAGAGTGCTTTAGCTCAGCAAGATGTTTCCAATTTAATGAACGCACAAGCTGATCAAGTGCTATTAGATTTAATAGCACAAAGCGGTCAGGGATTTGGTATGGGACAGGATGCGCGCCAACAAGCAATTCTAGGACATGGAAATAACCAAAATCAAGTTAAGAGAAGGCCTATGGACTATGCAGCATTACAGGGTGCTTTTGCGCAACAGGATATGTCTAGTTCAATGAACGCACAAGCTGATCAACCACTATCTGatttaatacaacaaaatgGACTTGGTTCTAATATGGGAAACGATGCTGTGCAACAAGCAGCCATAGGAAACGgaaataatcaaaatcaactttttagaaaaagaaattttgccatggataatttaataaattccttAAACGATGATTTCCCAGGCGGAAATGACTATTCAGGATATCGCGTTCAACAAGCAGCGTCTGGTGTAGGCAATGTTCAAAATCAAGCAATACACGACGAAGATAATCTAAACGCTTTATTACAAAACCAAGCTTTAAACGATgaagaaatgttatttaatCTAGGTTTTAATGGTAATATCGGTGCAACAACTAATCCCCCACCACAACCAATCGCATATCAGCCATATCAGCCATATCCCACTTACAAACAAGTTCCTATTATAGTAAGTAAACCTGTACTAGCAGATGCTCCAAATGCAAGAATCCAACAAGCGGCACAAGGCGTAGGTAacgtacaaaatcaaaatctaAGACTACTGAGTGATGAAGATGCGGAAGCTCGATTTGCATTCAATCCCTATAGTCCACCACCCAGTGAAGGTATTAGAGCTCAACAAGGAATTCAAGGAAGAGGAAATACacaaaacgaaattattaacaaaggAATAGTTTTTAATGACGAAGATATGGGgggaaatttttatggttTGCCCTCGGGAGTACAACAAGCCGCTCGGGGACTTAATAATGTTCAAAGTCAGGGTGTCAGAGGCTACACGAATGGTATGAAAGTTCAGCAAGGAGCGCAAGGAGTAGGAAATGTTCAAAGACAAGCCATCAATAATGATATGCCAAGCAACGGTTTCGGTTATGGTTATGGCTATTCTCCCATGGGTGGTCCAGTTAGAGCTCAACAAGCTGCTTCGGGAACCGGTAACGTTCAAAGCCAAAGCATTAATGACGAGGACGGACTATTCAATGATGAAGATGTAAACAATGCAGTTGCCAATCTTCGTATTGGTCCTCCACAAAATACCGCTAAGAAAGCACTTAATGCGCAACAAGCAGCAAAAGGAGTAGGCAATGTTCAAAATCaagttataaacaaatatgAGACAGAGAATGCAGGTTTTGGCGGAGAAGGAGGTTTTGGTGGGTCAGGAGGTTTTGGTGGGCCAGGAGGTTTTGGTGGGCCAGGAGGTTTTGGTAGACCAAGCGGACCTTTCGCGGGACCAGGTGCCAGACCTCCAAGATTCGGCGGAGGACCTGGATTTGGTGGAGGACCAGGAGGTTGTTCTGGTTGTTATGGTAtgggtggtggtggtggtatCGTTGGAGGTGGAGGCGTTCCGGGACCAGCCTTTGCCGGAAAAGGCTTTGGTGGTGGAGGTTATGGTGGTGGAGGTTTTGGTGGTGGAGGCTTTGGTGGCGGAGCCTATGGCGGCGGAGCTTATGGAGGCGGAGGAGACTCTGATGAAAAATACCAACAAGCGGCGAATGGAGTCGGAAATGTTCAAGATCAAACAGTGGCAAGAAGAAAAGTGATTAACGACGAAGATTTTCAAGCGGGATTTttggtaaaataa
- the LOC111420928 gene encoding beta-chimaerin isoform X3 produces the protein MLDKIMLGMEADSPVHSVWKSDCKNTWCNYLYPESFFYVPLYRMQLCAPVPIPIICEDVLQNTPNYLGRDYHGSISHTLANNLLKPHPDGAYLVRSSRCANGEFHTLSLKFNDKIHHYKLFYDPKYGLYVREKRYDCVRSLVADGLITMYLELKVPHMLERLPTANYLESPYMTLNKRKLRALSKNHLKNNNYKSSFLTTSGTDDIPLPQQILNPQPPKIEKSHIFKITTFKGLNWCELCGNFLWGFTAQGVKCDDCGMIAHTRCSEKFPNDCVPDLKYLRGVFGIELTTLLTAHGSELPFVLTKCVAEVEERGLQVEGIYRLSGFYEEIDAIKMALDKDGEKADLSLSKYPNINVITGALKLYLRLLPIPLITFQVHPRLIDAIQHKNVDLQISSIIFSLKGLPKAHYDTLMFMIKHLAKVASFSSVNKMTPHNLATVFAPTLIGPPESTDSCIPDITCDILMIETLIVNCNKIFNIDPK, from the exons ATGCTTGATAAGATAATGTTGGGAATGGAGGCCGATTCACCAGTACATTCAGTTTGGAAGAGTGATTGTAAGAAcacct ggtgtaattatttatatccagaatcttttttttatgttcCAT tgtATCGTATGCAACTATGTGCTCCAGTTCCAATTCCAATTATTTGCGAAGATGTTTTACAAAATACACCAAATTATCTTGGTCGAGATTATCATGGTTCCATCTCACACACATTagctaataatttattaaaaccccATCCTGATGGGGCTTATTTGGTAAGAAGTAGTAGATGTGCTAATGGAGAATTTCACACTTTAAGTTTAaa attcaatgataaaattcatcattataaacttttttatgaCCCAAAATATGGATTATATGTCCGAGAAAAACGCTATGACTGTGTTAGATCCTTAGTTGCTGATGGATTAATCACAATGTACTTGGAATTAAAAGTTCCTCATATGCTTGAAAGACTACCAACAGCTAATTATCTGGAAAGTCCTTATATGACCTTGAATAAAAGGAAATTGAGGgctttatcaaaaaatcatcttaA gaataataattataaatcatCGTTTTTAACAACGTCCGGTACAGATGACATCCCGCTTCCACAACAAATACTCAACCCACAACCaccaaaaatcgaaaaatctcatatttttaaaataactactTTCAAAGGATTAAATTGGTGTGAACTTTGCGGAAATTTCTTGTGGGGATTTACTGCTCAAGGTGTCAAATGTGATGATTGCGGAATGATTGCTCATA CTAGATGTTcagaaaaatttccaaatgaTTGTGTGCCCGATTTAAAATACTTAAGAGGTGTTTTTGGAATTGAACTAACAACGTTGCTCACAGCTCACGGTTCCGAATTACCTTTTGTTTTAACGAAATGTGTCGCAGAAGTTGAAGAAAGGGGTCTTCAAGTTGAAGGAATTTATCGTTTGAGTGGGTTTTATGAAGAAATTGATGCCATTAAAATGGCCCTTGATAAAG ATGGAGAAAAAGCTGATTTGAGTCTTTCAAAATATCCAAATATAAATGTGATAACAGGagctttaaaattatatttaagaCTGCTACCAATTCCTTTAATTACATTCCAAGTTCATCCACGACTTATTGATGCAATTC aGCACAAAAACGTAGATTTACAAATTTCGTCTATAATCTTCTCATTGAAAGGTCTTCCCAAAGCTCATTATGACACATTAATGTTTATGATAAAGCACTTGGCAAA AGTGGCATCATTTTCTTCTGTTAATAAAATGACGCCACACAATTTGGCCACTGTGTTCGCACCAACTTTAATTGGTCCACCAGAATCGACTGATTCTTGCATTCCAGACATCACCTGTGACATTCTCATGATTGAAACACTTATTGtcaattgtaataaaatttttaatatcgacCCAAagtaa
- the LOC111420928 gene encoding beta-chimaerin isoform X2: MLDKIMLGMEADSPVHSVWKSDLYRMQLCAPVPIPIICEDVLQNTPNYLGRDYHGSISHTLANNLLKPHPDGAYLVRSSRCANGEFHTLSLKFNDKIHHYKLFYDPKYGLYVREKRYDCVRSLVADGLITMYLELKVPHMLERLPTANYLESPYMTLNKRKLRALSKNHLKNNNYKSSFLTTSGTDDIPLPQQILNPQPPKIEKSHIFKITTFKGLNWCELCGNFLWGFTAQGVKCDDCGMIAHTRCSEKFPNDCVPDLKYLRGVFGIELTTLLTAHGSELPFVLTKCVAEVEERGLQVEGIYRLSGFYEEIDAIKMALDKDGEKADLSLSKYPNINVITGALKLYLRLLPIPLITFQVHPRLIDAIQHKNVDLQISSIIFSLKGLPKAHYDTLMFMIKHLAKVASFSSVNKMTPHNLATVFAPTLIGPPESTDSCIPDITCDILMIETLIVNCNKIFNIDPK, from the exons ATGCTTGATAAGATAATGTTGGGAATGGAGGCCGATTCACCAGTACATTCAGTTTGGAAGAGTGATT tgtATCGTATGCAACTATGTGCTCCAGTTCCAATTCCAATTATTTGCGAAGATGTTTTACAAAATACACCAAATTATCTTGGTCGAGATTATCATGGTTCCATCTCACACACATTagctaataatttattaaaaccccATCCTGATGGGGCTTATTTGGTAAGAAGTAGTAGATGTGCTAATGGAGAATTTCACACTTTAAGTTTAaa attcaatgataaaattcatcattataaacttttttatgaCCCAAAATATGGATTATATGTCCGAGAAAAACGCTATGACTGTGTTAGATCCTTAGTTGCTGATGGATTAATCACAATGTACTTGGAATTAAAAGTTCCTCATATGCTTGAAAGACTACCAACAGCTAATTATCTGGAAAGTCCTTATATGACCTTGAATAAAAGGAAATTGAGGgctttatcaaaaaatcatcttaA gaataataattataaatcatCGTTTTTAACAACGTCCGGTACAGATGACATCCCGCTTCCACAACAAATACTCAACCCACAACCaccaaaaatcgaaaaatctcatatttttaaaataactactTTCAAAGGATTAAATTGGTGTGAACTTTGCGGAAATTTCTTGTGGGGATTTACTGCTCAAGGTGTCAAATGTGATGATTGCGGAATGATTGCTCATA CTAGATGTTcagaaaaatttccaaatgaTTGTGTGCCCGATTTAAAATACTTAAGAGGTGTTTTTGGAATTGAACTAACAACGTTGCTCACAGCTCACGGTTCCGAATTACCTTTTGTTTTAACGAAATGTGTCGCAGAAGTTGAAGAAAGGGGTCTTCAAGTTGAAGGAATTTATCGTTTGAGTGGGTTTTATGAAGAAATTGATGCCATTAAAATGGCCCTTGATAAAG ATGGAGAAAAAGCTGATTTGAGTCTTTCAAAATATCCAAATATAAATGTGATAACAGGagctttaaaattatatttaagaCTGCTACCAATTCCTTTAATTACATTCCAAGTTCATCCACGACTTATTGATGCAATTC aGCACAAAAACGTAGATTTACAAATTTCGTCTATAATCTTCTCATTGAAAGGTCTTCCCAAAGCTCATTATGACACATTAATGTTTATGATAAAGCACTTGGCAAA AGTGGCATCATTTTCTTCTGTTAATAAAATGACGCCACACAATTTGGCCACTGTGTTCGCACCAACTTTAATTGGTCCACCAGAATCGACTGATTCTTGCATTCCAGACATCACCTGTGACATTCTCATGATTGAAACACTTATTGtcaattgtaataaaatttttaatatcgacCCAAagtaa